A stretch of DNA from Leptospira wolffii serovar Khorat str. Khorat-H2:
TTACGAGGAAGCGAATCTGGAATTGCAACACGCGAACGCGATTCCTGACGTGGCGATCGGTCCCATGTACAATAGGGGAGGAACCGCCTTCCAGAACTATTGGGGGATCACTGCCCAGTTGAATATTCCCATATTCGATAGGAACCAAGGGAATATCAAGGCTGCCGAAAAAGCGATTCTAGTCAAAAAGCAGGAATTGAAAAATCTAATCCTGGAAGTGGAGAACGAAGTGAACGTGGCGCTTGCCACCGCAAGAGCCAAAGACGGTCTCTATCGCAAATTCAGGAACACATATACGAAGGATTATTCCGATCTCGCCCAGGACATGATACTTAGTTACGAAAAACGTTATATATCGATTTTAGAATTCGCCGATTTCTTTGAAACGTATAGATCCAGTATCGTAGAAATGCTGCGTTTGCAAACCGATCGCATGGAAGCGATCGAAGGCGTAAATTACTCTGTGGGAACGGGGCTAATCGTTCCTGCCCCAAAAAATTCAGGAGAGTCCGGTAAAACGGAAGGAGGCTCGAAATGATACCATCCTCTAAAAAATTAAGAATCGTACTGATAGTCGCGGTTGCCGCAATTTCAGCCTCCATTGTTTCGCTTGGATTCAATAAAAGCGCCAAGAAGACCGCTGCCCGTCCTCAAAAGGCGATCGTCCACGACAAGGGAGAAAGGATCGAGTTCAAGGAGAATAGTCCGGGTTTGGAGATCATCAAGTCGGCCGAAATCGGAAAGCAGGGTGAGTTCGTAAACGTAGAGGCGCCTGCTAGACTTATCGCAACTACCGCTCCTTCCGTATCCAACGGGGATCAGATCGTTTTATTCGAATCCGCTGAACTGAACGATCTCTATGTAGGTTACGTGCACGCAAAGAACAGCTTAAATCGTTCCCGCAAGAATTTGGATCGTATCAAGGATATGTTCAAACATCGGGTCGCCACGGAGAAAGATCTGGTCGAGGCGGAAACAGAAGTAAATAACGACGAAGCCGAATTCGCCGAGTTCGAAGGTAAATTGAGAGCGGTCGGTTTGAATCCGGCTCTGCTTGCGAAAGCCGCCAGCCAAACCGCCTGGATCATTTCAGACGTTCCGGAATCCCAGCTTTCCAATCTTCAAAAAGGAAAAAGAGTCAAGGTAGTATTCTCCTCCTTCCCGAATAACGAATGGAACGGAACCGCGGAGGCCCTGGGGGACAACGTGGATCCCTATACGAGAACGGTAAAGGTGCGTATCGCGATTAAGAACGAAGGATACAGACTGAAACCGGGAATGTTCGCCGTGGTTCGCTTTCCGGAAGAGACCGGAGGTAACTCGGTGGTGATTCCATTCACCTCCGTTGTGACTATCGAAGGCAAGAATTATGTTTTTGTTGAGGAGAGCCCGGGAGATTTCTTTAGACGCGAGGTGGTATTAGGCATCTCCACCCGTGAGAGAGTGAACGTTCTGGAAGGCCTCACTAAAGGGGATAGGGTCGTTGTCGAAGGCGCGATTCTCCTAAAAGGACTCAGCTTCGGATTTTAATCCCTATGAAAAGAATATTAAGTTTTATTGTTATAATATTCTTATTTTCTTTCGCAAACTCG
This window harbors:
- a CDS encoding efflux RND transporter periplasmic adaptor subunit, encoding MIPSSKKLRIVLIVAVAAISASIVSLGFNKSAKKTAARPQKAIVHDKGERIEFKENSPGLEIIKSAEIGKQGEFVNVEAPARLIATTAPSVSNGDQIVLFESAELNDLYVGYVHAKNSLNRSRKNLDRIKDMFKHRVATEKDLVEAETEVNNDEAEFAEFEGKLRAVGLNPALLAKAASQTAWIISDVPESQLSNLQKGKRVKVVFSSFPNNEWNGTAEALGDNVDPYTRTVKVRIAIKNEGYRLKPGMFAVVRFPEETGGNSVVIPFTSVVTIEGKNYVFVEESPGDFFRREVVLGISTRERVNVLEGLTKGDRVVVEGAILLKGLSFGF